Proteins from a single region of Pyrus communis chromosome 6, drPyrComm1.1, whole genome shotgun sequence:
- the LOC137736845 gene encoding adenosylhomocysteinase-like — protein MALSVEKSSSGREYKVKDMSQADFGRLEIELAEVEMPGLISCRTEFGPSQPFKGARITGSLHMTIQTAVLIETLTALGAEVRWCSCNIFSTQDHAAAAIARDSAAVFAWKGETLQEYWWCTERALDWGPGGGPDLIVDDGGDATLLIHEGVKAEEEFEKSGTLPDPSSTDNQEFQLVLTIIRDGLNTDPKRYHKMKDRLVGVSEETTTGVKRLYQMQASSTLLFPAINVNDSVTKSKFDNLYGCRHSLPDGLMRATDVMIAGKVSVVCGYGDVGKGCAAALKQAGSRVIVTEIDPICALQALMEGLQVLPLEDVVSEGDEDVVSVGDEDVVSVGDEDVVSVGDEDVVSEGDEDVVSEADIFVTTTGNKDIIMVDHMRKMKNNAIVCNIGHFDNEIDMHGLETYAGVKRITIKPQTDRWVFPETNTGIIVLAEGLHLGKLGAKLTKLSKEQADYISVPVEGPYKPAHYRYCRGIVNETRNEEKTIISGRRVVF, from the exons ATGGCTCTCTCCGTCGAGAAAAGTAGCAGCGGCCGCGAGTACAAGGTCAAGGACATGTCCCAGGCCGACTTCGGCCGCCTCGAGATCGAGCTCGCTGAGGTTGAAATGCCCGGCCTCATCTCATGCCGCACCGAATTCGGACCCTCCCAACCCTTCAAGGGGGCCCGCATCACCGGTTCCCTCCACATGACCATCCAAACCGCTGTCCTCATTGAAACCCTCACCGCCCTCGGCGCCGAGGTCCGCTGGTGCTCCTGCAACATTTTCTCCACCCAGGACCACGCCGCCGCCGCCATCGCCCGCGATAGCGCCGCCGTCTTCGCCTGGAAGGGCGAGACCCTCCAGGAGTACTGGTGGTGCACCGAGCGCGCCCTCGACTGGGGCCCCGGTGGCGGACCCGATCTGATCGTCGACGACGGCGGTGACGCCACCCTCTTGATCCACGAGGGAGTCAAGGCTGAGGAGGAGTTCGAGAAGTCCGGTACCCTCCCTGACCCGTCTTCCACCGATAACCAGGAGTTCCAGCTGGTTCTGACCATCATCAGAGATGGCTTGAATACCGACCCCAAGAGGTACCACAAGATGAAGGACAGGTTGGTCGGAGTTTCGGAGGAGACCACCACCGGCGTCAAGAGGCTGTATCAGATGCAGGCTAGCAGTACTCTGTTGTTCCCCGCCATTAATGTCAATGACTCTGTTACAAAAAGCAAG TTTGACAACTTGTACGGATGCCGTCACTCTCTCCCTGATGGTTTGATGAGGGCCACTGATGTCATGATTGCCGGAAAGGTTTCCGTTGTTTGCGGATACGGAGATGTTGGAAAGGGTTGCGCTGCTGCCCTCAAGCAAGCAGGATCTCGCGTGATTGTGACTGAGATCGATCCAATCTGTGCCCTCCAGGCTCTTATGGAAGGCCTTCAGGTTCTTCCTCTTGAGGATGTTGTCTCCGAGGGTGATGAGGATGTTGTCTCCGTGGGTGATGAGGATGTTGTCTCCGTGGGTGATGAGGATGTTGTCTCCGTGGGTGATGAGGATGTTGTCTCCGAGGGTGATGAGGATGTTGTCTCCGAGGCTGATATCTTTGTTACCACCACCGGTAACAAGGACATCATCATGGTTGACCACATGAGGAAGATGAAGAACAATGCCATTGTTTGCAACATTGGTCACTTTGACAATGAGATTGACATGCACGGTCTTGAGACATACGCCGGAGTGAAGCGCATCACCATTAAGCCTCAAACTGACAGGTGGGTCTTCCCAGAGACCAACACTGGCATCATTGTGTTGGCTGAGGGCCTTCATCTTGGAAAGCTTGGAGCTAAGCTCACCAAACTCAGCAAGGAACAGGCTGACTACATCAGTGTGCCGGTTG